Genomic segment of Deltaproteobacteria bacterium:
ATTGAAATACAAAGCCAATCGTGCGATTGCGGAATCGGGCCAATTCTATGTTGTCCATTCCCGATACGTCAAGAGTCCCGAAGCGGATGGTCCCTGAAGTCGGGCGATCCAAGGTTCCCATGAGATGAAGAAGCGTGGATTTGCCTACTCCGGACGCGCCCACGACGGCCAGCATTTCACCGGGAACCACGTCAAGATCGACCCCTTTGAGCACTTCCACACAATTCGGGTGCTGCGGGTTGTAGATTTTTACGACCTTGCGTAATGATATAATGGGAGAACGTTCTTCGTTCTCATTCATATCGAAGTACCTCTGCCGGATTCAATCTCGAGGCCTGCCAGGCGGGATACAAGGTCGCTAGGAATGTAATTGCAATGGCCGAGACGCAGACGATTACGATATCCGGAATATCCATTCTTACCGGCAATGTAGATATATAATATACGTCGCTCGGAAGTTGTATGAATTGGTATCTCTTGAGCAGGAAACAGAGAAACAAGCCGCCGGCGAGACCTATGGCGGTACCGATCGTTCCAATGACTAATCCTTCAAACAGGAAGATTTTCAATATGCTTTTTGATGTGGCCCCCATAGACTTCAGGATCGCTATGTCTTTATTCTTCTCCATTACCATCATGATCAAGGTACTGACGATATTAAATGCCGCCACTATAATGATCAATGTCAAAATGATGAACATCGTGATTTTTTCCAGCTTCAAAGCGGAAAAAAGGTTTCGGTTCATCCTTTTCCAATCTTTTGCCCAGTACGGAAAGCCGAGTTTACGACTGATCTCGGATGCTACAATATGGGATTGATAAAGGTCCTTGACTCGAACTTCCAGCCCTGTAACCTCATCCCCAAAGCCCAAGAATTCCTGGGCCTTTGCCAGCGACACGAACGCAAAGGTCGAATCGTATTCGTACATTCCCGACTCGAGAAGGCCCGTCACTTGATACGTTTCCATGGTGGGTTGCCGGCCCATGGGCGTCCTCCTTCCAATGGGCGAAATGACCTGAACCGAATCGCCAAGGCTCGTACCCAAATTCAGCGCCAGCTCTTTGCCGATAATAATATGGTTTTCGGCTGAATCCAAGGAGTCGAGGGCGCCACGGGTGATGGCCGAGCCTAGGAGAGTGACGTCGTTAATCGTTTTGGGATCGATTCCTCTCAGCACGGCTCCGGAAACATAATCCTGGTTGCGCACCATGACCTGAGAGTAAATAAAAGGCGAAACCCCGACCACGTCCTCGAGTTCTTTCACCTTTTCCTCGAGTTCCCGGTATCCGGTGACAGTGGCCCCGTTCTTCAACACGATGACGTGCGCATTCATTCCCAGAATCTTGGCCTTCAGGTCCTGTTGAAAACCGCTCATCACACTGAGAACCACAATCAAAGCGGTGACCCCCAGGGCTACGCCTCCGACGGAAATAACCGTGATGATGGAAATGAAGGTCT
This window contains:
- a CDS encoding lipoprotein-releasing ABC transporter permease subunit, whose protein sequence is MSFESFIGLRYLKAKRKQTFISIITVISVGGVALGVTALIVVLSVMSGFQQDLKAKILGMNAHVIVLKNGATVTGYRELEEKVKELEDVVGVSPFIYSQVMVRNQDYVSGAVLRGIDPKTINDVTLLGSAITRGALDSLDSAENHIIIGKELALNLGTSLGDSVQVISPIGRRTPMGRQPTMETYQVTGLLESGMYEYDSTFAFVSLAKAQEFLGFGDEVTGLEVRVKDLYQSHIVASEISRKLGFPYWAKDWKRMNRNLFSALKLEKITMFIILTLIIIVAAFNIVSTLIMMVMEKNKDIAILKSMGATSKSILKIFLFEGLVIGTIGTAIGLAGGLFLCFLLKRYQFIQLPSDVYYISTLPVRMDIPDIVIVCVSAIAITFLATLYPAWQASRLNPAEVLRYE
- a CDS encoding ATP-binding cassette domain-containing protein — encoded protein: MNENEERSPIISLRKVVKIYNPQHPNCVEVLKGVDLDVVPGEMLAVVGASGVGKSTLLHLMGTLDRPTSGTIRFGTLDVSGMDNIELARFRNRTIGFVFQ